A stretch of Mesotoga infera DNA encodes these proteins:
- a CDS encoding GntR family transcriptional regulator: RLPTERELMDEFGVSRATVVRAMTELENSNVVKRIQGKGTFVSGEKLNLHLPGLTGFSEDLIMSSGQPRTKVVSYEIGSEMKESKYFSEEDRELIYIVRLRLSGEDPIGINYNYVPYIIAKTIGFLPENIDANPSTSLYGLLDEYGYQLDYADQFLEAKAATRTEAKLLNIPPGAPVMSYERVTHTTTGRVVEFVRATIAGNAYRYSIRLYRNGSGNQIGGKFPYLRKKE; encoded by the coding sequence ACAGACTACCAACCGAACGCGAGCTTATGGATGAGTTTGGGGTAAGCAGGGCAACTGTCGTTAGGGCGATGACCGAGCTCGAAAATTCCAATGTTGTCAAACGAATACAAGGGAAAGGCACTTTTGTATCTGGAGAAAAGCTAAATCTTCATTTGCCAGGATTAACGGGATTCAGCGAAGATCTCATTATGTCATCTGGGCAACCAAGAACGAAAGTTGTCAGTTATGAAATTGGATCGGAAATGAAAGAGTCAAAGTACTTCTCAGAAGAAGATAGAGAACTCATATACATTGTTAGATTAAGGCTCTCAGGGGAAGATCCCATCGGAATCAACTACAACTATGTCCCATACATCATTGCTAAGACAATCGGATTTCTCCCGGAGAACATCGATGCGAATCCCAGCACCTCCCTTTATGGGCTTCTAGACGAATACGGTTATCAACTTGATTATGCCGATCAGTTTTTGGAGGCCAAGGCGGCTACAAGAACCGAAGCAAAACTTCTCAATATTCCTCCTGGAGCACCGGTAATGAGTTATGAACGAGTGACACATACTACAACAGGAAGAGTTGTTGAATTCGTAAGGGCTACAATCGCTGGAAATGCATATCGTTATAGTATTAGGCTTTACAGAAATGGCTCTGGAAATCAAATTGGGGGAAAGTTTCCTTATCTCAGGAAAAAGGAGTGA